CGGTTTCAACGAAGCGTATGTGCTGCTGGCCACCACGAACTTAAGTTCCGCGACATGGCTGCCGCTAAAAACGAATCAGGCGGATGATGGCGGCGCGGTGCAATTTGCCGATCCCGACGCGACCAACCATCCGCAGCGATTCTATCGTCTGGGAACGCCTTGATTTGCTCCGTCGGGGCCGGCGGGACTTCGGAAACCTCAGTTCAGCAAGGCAAGCATCAGCATCTCGTGGCGTTAGTTTGACGCGTGTTTTGCGCGCCGCGCGGCAAACGCACGCACGCCGGGTTCGAGGAAACGTTCTACCCCGCAAACGGCTTCGTCCTGAGATAGAGGCGGAAGTCCTTGATGCGGCCATGGTCGCTGTCCTGTCTCGGCAGCAGCCGGACGCCGGACAATTCATGCTCCGCACCCAGATCAATGACCAGCGTGTGCGGGTGCTTGGGATGCGGCGCGCTCCACAGGGTGTGCCAGAACGTGTCGCGGTCCCCATCGATGGCCAGTTCGGCCTGGTCGCCTTCGGCGAAGTTTTCCTCGCTGTCCGCGTAAAGGATTTTCCAGCCCTTGTGCCCGACCGACTGCCCTTCCGCGTTTAATGCGTCCAACTCGGCCAGCGTGGTGAACTCATCGCCGTTTTGCGAGGAAAGCGCCACCAGGCAGAGGTAGCGCCCCCGCCGGGCGGAAAAGCGAATTTCCTGCGCACTCGCACCAGCGGCCAGCGAACCTTCCTTGACCAGGTCCGAGGCTTCGAGTTTTGGAGCGGGCGTGTTTTTGCGACCGGGTGCGTTGTCGTCGTTGTTCAACTGGTCAAGAATGGGCGCCGCCAGTCCGCTGATTGCCGGCGTGCCGTCCTTGATTTGCTCGAACACCACAACGTCGTTGCGACCCTTTTTGAGCCAGGCTCCCGGCAGATACAGCGTTTGCTGCGGTCCAATGTGCCAGTAGCGGCCCAGATTGTGACCGTTGACGATGACGATGCCTTTGCCGCCGCCGCGCAAATCCAGGAACGCGTCGCCGAGCTGGGACAGCTCAAACGTTCCGTGATAAACCGCCGGCGCCGCAGGCGCCGTCCCCGACTTGAAGCGGAGCTGCGAAAGATCATCGAACGGAAACTTGAACATCTCCCAGCCGGTCAGTTCGCGGCCGTCCAGGGTGACGGATTCGGTGATGCCCTTGCGATTGTCGGGTATCTGCCCGCCGTAATTGATGCGACCGCCGTTTTCGACGAGGATGTCGAGTGTGCCGGACGATTCCGGAATGTTGAGTTCCAAGGAATCCTGCCGGTAACGCCGGTCCAGCACGCCCACCCGCCGCCCATTGAGGCACACCACGGCGTAATCGCGGAGTTCCTTGATCTTCAGCAAGCCGTTCGCCGGCCCCTTGATCTGGGTGCGATACAACACATAACCGTATCCTTGATTGAGATCTTCAAAGCTCAGCGGCCGCTCGGCTTTTACCGGCGTGCCCAGTTCGTCAAACAAGCTTGCAGCCCCGGTGAGGGCGATGGGCGGAATGGTGATGACCGGCGTGGTGGGCGGAACGTCCGGCAGCGTTTCCCCCGGCGCCAGATGCCGCGCCAGCACCTCGCGCAGCGCGAAGTATTTCTTCGTCGGCCGGCCCATTTCGTCCATGGGCGAATCATAGTCGTAACTGGTCGGCTGCGGCTGGAAGCGCCCGCCAAAGTTGGCGCCGTTCATGAAGCCGAATGAGGTGCCGCCGTAGATCATGTAGTAGCAGAACGAAACATTGTTCGTCAGCTTCCAGGCGGTTTCACGGACGAGACCGGGAATGCCCACGCGCGCGTGCGGCTCACCCCAGTGATCCAACCAGCCGGGATAAAACTCGGGCACGAAATACGGACCCTGCGGACGATATTTGCCGATTTCCTTGAAGATGCCCGGGCCGCTGCCGCCGTTCAGTCCCGGCAAGACATCCGGCAGGGAGCCGTTTGCCATCATCTGCCCGCCGCCATCCGCCGTAAACAACGGCACGTCAAAACCCGCGGCGCGAATCATGTCCCGAATCTTCCCCATGTAAACGTGATCGCCGCCGTAGCTGCCGTATTCGTTTTCCACCTGAACCATGATAATGGGGCCTCCTTGGGTGATTTGCAGCGGGGCGAGCTGTTCACCGAGCTTTTTCAAATACGTTTCCGACGCCGCCAGAAAACGCGGATCCTGGCTGCGGACCTTCAAATCGTGCGGCTTCAGGAGCCACCACGGAAATCCGCCAAACTCCCATTCCGCGCAACAATACGGTCCGGGACGCACAATCACCCACAGCCCTTCCTTTTGCGCCAGCCGCACGAACTCCGCCATGTCGCCATCGCCGTGAAAATTGAACTCGCCCTCGCCCGGCTCCAGTTGATTCCAGAACACGTAAATCGAGACGGTATTCAACCCCATGGCGTGAATCATCCGCAGGCGGTCCGCCCAATACTCATGCGGCACCCGCGCCGGATGCATCTCGCCGGCCTTGATCTGAAAGGGCTTGCCGTTCAGCAGAAACGCTGAATCGCCCACCGTGAAGGTGTCCTTGGCCACTGCGCCCGCCCCCCACGCCAGCCAGGCGCAGGCCAGCACGACCGGCCAACTGAACGAACAGAATATTTTTTTCATGTCTGCGTGAACTGTTGCGAAGACGCCCAGCCTCCAGGAAATGGTGAACACAGGGCGCCGTGAACCGCACGCTAGCATCACGGTTCGGCCGGCGGCCATACGCAATTTGGGTGAGGACCACACCCTAACCGCCGTCTTTCGGGGAGAGTGACCACGACGCATTGACGTTCATCGTCGCCGCGCCGCGCCGGAATCATTTCGTTTTCACCCGCAGCACGGTCACAGAAATGGGAGGAAACGCATGCGTGAATTGCGGACTGCTAATGGTAAACGTGGACAGCTTCGGCGCGACGGCTTGCGGCTGTGCGAATGAGTTTTCATCCGTCAAATGCGCGGCGGTCAGCAGGACGGCCTGGGCCGGGCCCGTCACGCGGGTCTGGCCCGCGAGGTCAAGCGTGCCCGCCACGGTTCGCGCCGAAGCGTTGACCACCTTGACGATGACTTCCCGCGTCGCCGTGTCGTAAGCGGCACTGGCAAACAGTTGCGGCACGTCACCGTCCTGCAATTCAGGCGCGTCGAGCGTGACCGGCAGGACGACGTCGCCCCGGTTCCGGCTGAACAGTTGTTGGACGTAATAATTGGGCGTGCCGTAAACGTGCAGGTTGTTCACCCAGATGAGGTCGGGCGTCCATTGCCAGGCATCCACGTTGGCAAAGAGCGGCGCGTAACTGGCCATGCGCACGACATCCGCGTTGCGCTCCAGCCCGGTCATGAACGCCGCCTCCGACAACGCGCATTCCCAGGTGTTGCGGTTTTCCGGACTGCCGGTGTTGACACTTTGCGCGGCGTATTCACCCATGAAAACTTTCGGTCCGCTGCGGTCATAATCGTCATAACGGGTCGCAGCCTTGAAGAACCAGTCCGGTCGGGCGTAGCTGTGTTCGTCCACAATGTCCGGACGCAGCTCGCGCCACTTGGACCAGAGGAATTTGAAGCGGTCGTCCGCCGGCGACGGTCCCGCCGCGACGACGAGCGAAATCTCCGGATGCTTTTCCTTGAGCACCCGGGCAAAGGCCGTGTAGCGCTCGACGTATTGTGGTCCCCATTGCTCGTTGCCCACTCCCAGCAGTTTCATGTGAAACGGCGCGGGATGGCCCATGGCGGCGCGTTTGGCCCCCCACTCGCTGGTGGCCGGGCCGTTGGCGAATTCAATCAGGTCCAGCGCGTCCTGGATGTATTGGTCAAGCTGGTCGGGCGGGCAAAGCTCCCCGGAGTTGAACTGGCAGGCCATGCCGCAATTCAGAATCGGCAGCGGCTCCGCGCCGATGTCCTCGCACAACTGGAAGTATTCAAAGAAGCCCAGCCCAAACGACTGGTAATAGTCGGGCGTGAGCCGGTGTCTGAACTCATCATTCCAGCGGTTCTTGATGAGCTTCCGCTCCTCGACCGGACCGATGGTATTCTTCCATTGGTAGCGATTCGCCAGCGTGTGGCCCTCGACAATGCATCCACCGGGAAAGCGCACAAAACCCGGCTTCAAGTCGGCCAGCATCTGCACCATGTCGGCACGCAGCCCTCCGGGCCGATGTTTCCACGTGTTCACCGGGAAAAGCGACACCATGTCCACGTCCGCCGTGCCCTGCCCTTCGACGACCAAATTCAGCCGCGCCTTGGCCTCCGTGGTTTTGGGCTGGAGCGTGGCATGCAGTTTCTGCCACGTGGCGCCCAGCCGCTCGATGCGCGCATACGCCAGCACCTGCCCTGCGCCGCTGACCAGTTCCACGCCCAGCGCCGGTGAGCCGTTGACCGCCCGTGCCTGCACGGAAAAATCATAATCCTCTCCCGCGCGCACCCCCATGCCGCGGAAACCCTCGTTGGACACCCCGAACGCAGCGGCGCCGTCCGAAGCAATGCGCAGATAATGCACGTTGGCCGCGTCGAAGGGATCTGCGTCGCGAATCTCCAGTTTACCCTGCGCTCCGCCGGCGCGCAGCTCGCTCCATCCCATCATCGCATTGGGGAATTCAAAGGCGCGGTTCTTGACAAGTTCCGCATAAAGCCCGCCGTCAGCGCCAAAGTTGATGTCCTCAAAAAACACGCCCCACATGGCCGGATTGATTCGGGCTCCCGGATGATCCACGGCCACGGTGAGTTTCACCTCCGTCGGAACGCGCCGCACGACGCGCACCCCAAACAAACCGCCCGCGTAATTGCCCGGATGCGCACTCAGTTTCACGGTGACGCGCGCTTTGCCCTGCGTCAGTTGCTCCGGCACCGGATAGGTTTTGTCCCAGAACTTCCCCGGTTGATCCTCATGCAGACTGGTGGTGGCGATGCGTTCCCCACCCACGAGCACATCGAACGTGCGATTGCCGGTTTCACCGCCCCAGTAAGTGAAGATCAAGTCCGCCGGGCCATTGGTCGGCACGGCCACTTCAAAGCTGAACCAGCCGCCGTCCCATGCGTGTCGCAGTTTGCGTCCGCTGAATTCGCCCGGCCCGGACTTGTCGCCCTGCACGTTGTGATCCCGCTCAGGCTGCATCTCGCCGGGTTGGAACAACTCCACGGTGCGGTCGGCCAGCGCCTTCAAGCGCGCCTGTTCAGCCGCGTAGGCCTTTTCCCGCGCGGCCCATTCCGCGGTCGTAAAAACATCCCAGTAAACCGAGTAACGATCGGCGTAAGTCGAGTAGAATGGATGGAGTTCGACATCCGCGGGGCGGCCCACGCCCGTCGTGCGGAACGTCAGCGGCCTGCCCGCCACAGGCTTCACCCAGTCCGCCACCGTTTGGTCGCCCGTGACGAACACGGGCACCGCCGTTTCTGAGCCAATCGCCCCCAGGTCGCCCGCCAGCAAAATTGGGCCGTCGAAAAGGGCGATGCGCTCCGGATTGTCGGGCATCGCCTCCGTGCGGAGCTGTAACGGCATGTCAACTTCCAGCGTGTCGCCATCGTGCCATTCGCGGGTGATGCTGGCGTAGCTCTGCGGCGCACTGTCCACATCCAGCGCCCGGCCGTTGAGCTTCACGACAAACCCGTTTGTAACCCAGAACGGATGCCGGACGTGCACGGTGAGTTTAACCGGCTGCGCGCAGGTGAAGCGCAGCGTGCTCTGGCCGGTCTTCGGGAAATCCGTTTCCTGCCGGACCCGCAGCCCGTGCGCCGCCCAGTTCAACTCCGAGGCAATGAAGAGGTTCACCCACAACGCATCGCTGCTGTGGTAGTAAATGTTGTCGCCATAGCGGGCATGGTTCTCCATGCCGGTGCCGTTGCAGCAGGTGAAATCTTCCGCGCCGAGGAACTGCTTGTGCCCGCCCTGCGCGAGCGAGAGGAAATAGCACACCTGGCCCGTGGCCGGATTTTGCGATGCCAGAATGTGATTATGGACCGCGCGTTCGTAGTAATCCGCATAGCGGGCCTGCGGCTCCAGCTCGAACAGCTTCCGCGCGAGCTTCAGCATGTTGTAGGTATTGCAGGTTTCCGTCGTGTTCGCGCCCAGCCGGTCGTTGAGTTTGCCGGAAGGACCGAAATGTTCGCCCAGGCTGTTGCCGCCCGTCACGTAGGTGTGGTTGGTCAGCACGATGTTGAAGAAGTTCCGGGCGATGTTGCCGAACTTCGCCTCACCCGTGAGCTCATAAATCCGGGCCGCGCCAATGATCTTCGGTATCTGCGTGTTGGCGTGCTTGCCCGGCAGATCATCCCGTCCCGCCGCCAGCGGATCCAGAATCGCCCGGTGGTAAAACTTTTTCGCCAGATCGAGATACCTGGTTTCACCCGTCAGCGCGTAAAGATTGGCGAGCGCCTCGTTCATGCCCCCGTGTTCGCAGGCGAGCATTTTCTGCCATTGCTCGTCGGTCAGGTTTTTGGTCGTTGCAATGGTCCAATCGCCGAGACGCGACGCGACCTGCAGGGCCTTTGCATTATCGCAATAGCGGTAAGCATCGATCAACCCCGCGAACTCCTTGTGCAGCGTATACCACGGCACCCAGGCACCATTCAGGTCGAAGCCCGCCGAACGAATGTC
This genomic interval from Verrucomicrobiia bacterium contains the following:
- a CDS encoding beta-galactosidase; translation: MKKIFCSFSWPVVLACAWLAWGAGAVAKDTFTVGDSAFLLNGKPFQIKAGEMHPARVPHEYWADRLRMIHAMGLNTVSIYVFWNQLEPGEGEFNFHGDGDMAEFVRLAQKEGLWVIVRPGPYCCAEWEFGGFPWWLLKPHDLKVRSQDPRFLAASETYLKKLGEQLAPLQITQGGPIIMVQVENEYGSYGGDHVYMGKIRDMIRAAGFDVPLFTADGGGQMMANGSLPDVLPGLNGGSGPGIFKEIGKYRPQGPYFVPEFYPGWLDHWGEPHARVGIPGLVRETAWKLTNNVSFCYYMIYGGTSFGFMNGANFGGRFQPQPTSYDYDSPMDEMGRPTKKYFALREVLARHLAPGETLPDVPPTTPVITIPPIALTGAASLFDELGTPVKAERPLSFEDLNQGYGYVLYRTQIKGPANGLLKIKELRDYAVVCLNGRRVGVLDRRYRQDSLELNIPESSGTLDILVENGGRINYGGQIPDNRKGITESVTLDGRELTGWEMFKFPFDDLSQLRFKSGTAPAAPAVYHGTFELSQLGDAFLDLRGGGKGIVIVNGHNLGRYWHIGPQQTLYLPGAWLKKGRNDVVVFEQIKDGTPAISGLAAPILDQLNNDDNAPGRKNTPAPKLEASDLVKEGSLAAGASAQEIRFSARRGRYLCLVALSSQNGDEFTTLAELDALNAEGQSVGHKGWKILYADSEENFAEGDQAELAIDGDRDTFWHTLWSAPHPKHPHTLVIDLGAEHELSGVRLLPRQDSDHGRIKDFRLYLRTKPFAG
- a CDS encoding beta-L-arabinofuranosidase domain-containing protein, whose translation is MNSAGQRFAGTLQVVLLGFLYLSVSARAADDRVAPVVAPQAVPFLPREVRLLDGPFKEAMDRDAAGLLSLDADRLLSWFRKEAGLPVKAANYGGWEARGVAGHSLGHYLSACARMYQDTGDRRFLERVNYIVDQLDECQRANGNGYLAAIPGGKKVFAEVARGDIRSAGFDLNGAWVPWYTLHKEFAGLIDAYRYCDNAKALQVASRLGDWTIATTKNLTDEQWQKMLACEHGGMNEALANLYALTGETRYLDLAKKFYHRAILDPLAAGRDDLPGKHANTQIPKIIGAARIYELTGEAKFGNIARNFFNIVLTNHTYVTGGNSLGEHFGPSGKLNDRLGANTTETCNTYNMLKLARKLFELEPQARYADYYERAVHNHILASQNPATGQVCYFLSLAQGGHKQFLGAEDFTCCNGTGMENHARYGDNIYYHSSDALWVNLFIASELNWAAHGLRVRQETDFPKTGQSTLRFTCAQPVKLTVHVRHPFWVTNGFVVKLNGRALDVDSAPQSYASITREWHDGDTLEVDMPLQLRTEAMPDNPERIALFDGPILLAGDLGAIGSETAVPVFVTGDQTVADWVKPVAGRPLTFRTTGVGRPADVELHPFYSTYADRYSVYWDVFTTAEWAAREKAYAAEQARLKALADRTVELFQPGEMQPERDHNVQGDKSGPGEFSGRKLRHAWDGGWFSFEVAVPTNGPADLIFTYWGGETGNRTFDVLVGGERIATTSLHEDQPGKFWDKTYPVPEQLTQGKARVTVKLSAHPGNYAGGLFGVRVVRRVPTEVKLTVAVDHPGARINPAMWGVFFEDINFGADGGLYAELVKNRAFEFPNAMMGWSELRAGGAQGKLEIRDADPFDAANVHYLRIASDGAAAFGVSNEGFRGMGVRAGEDYDFSVQARAVNGSPALGVELVSGAGQVLAYARIERLGATWQKLHATLQPKTTEAKARLNLVVEGQGTADVDMVSLFPVNTWKHRPGGLRADMVQMLADLKPGFVRFPGGCIVEGHTLANRYQWKNTIGPVEERKLIKNRWNDEFRHRLTPDYYQSFGLGFFEYFQLCEDIGAEPLPILNCGMACQFNSGELCPPDQLDQYIQDALDLIEFANGPATSEWGAKRAAMGHPAPFHMKLLGVGNEQWGPQYVERYTAFARVLKEKHPEISLVVAAGPSPADDRFKFLWSKWRELRPDIVDEHSYARPDWFFKAATRYDDYDRSGPKVFMGEYAAQSVNTGSPENRNTWECALSEAAFMTGLERNADVVRMASYAPLFANVDAWQWTPDLIWVNNLHVYGTPNYYVQQLFSRNRGDVVLPVTLDAPELQDGDVPQLFASAAYDTATREVIVKVVNASARTVAGTLDLAGQTRVTGPAQAVLLTAAHLTDENSFAQPQAVAPKLSTFTISSPQFTHAFPPISVTVLRVKTK